The window CGCTCTCACCGAGGAACCTTCATGGAGCCTCATGGAGAACAACGTGTCGTCGAATCGTCGGACAAGGAACAAAAGAAGCGGTGGTGGCGGTTTTACCAATTTCACCTCCTTATCTGTAGCGACTAGGAGAGATCGGAAGGAATCTCAGTTTAACGGTGGGAATGGCGGAGCATTCGCGTCGGTTTCGGTGGTGATTCGCAAGGAGGAGGATGAGTTCGCGCCTACTTCGGCTCAGCTCTTGAAAAATCCGATCGCTTTACTGTCGTTCGTACCGAAAGACGCCGCACTGTTCTTCGCCGGAGCGTTCGCCGGAGCCGCCGCGAAGTCGGTGACAGCACCGCTTGACCGAATAAAGCTCCTAATGCAGGTAAAGAAGACTAagagagctctctctctctctctctctctctctcctctcattCTCAACAACTTTAAGGTTTTCTCGCacgtgtgttttcttttttttttttNNNNNNNNNNNNNNNNNNNNATAGTGGACTTAAACAGTGTTTTGCACTAGTTGTTAATGTTACATGTAGGGATGATTTTGATCATGAATTTGAATCTCTCAACTCAAGAAGGTATACCTTGACGGAATGAATCTATGGAGTATGTGTGATTGTGTTCTTTGTTAACAGACTTGTAGTAATGTCTATTGATTCTTACAATCCAATTGTAAAATCATTGTTGATTTAATTTATAGACACACGGAGTTCGAGCTGGGCAACAAAGTGCTAAGAAGGCTATTGGTTTCattgaggtatatatatatacttaatcaTGTAATGCTAAGAGAATAGGTTGATCTTATTGTACAAtgttgtttatttggttttgcttGGAATTTGCTGCTGCAGGCGATTACTCTTATTGGAAAAGAAGGTCTTAAAGGTTACTGGAAAGGAAATCTACCCCAGGTACTAACAATTTCTTGGACTCTTTTGAGATAATGAGGGGTGTAAATTTATTATAGTTTGATTGCACATAATCTTAGTCTGAATGTTCCAGGTGATAAGGATTGTACCTTATAGCGCAGTCCAGTTGTTTGCATATGAAACATACAAGGTATATAATCTTTCCATATCTGACTTTGGTTGTATGAAAGTTTTAGAAATACTCTGTTTTCTGAACATTTTTCCCTTTATGTGTTTCTTAGAAACTCTTTAAGGGAAAAGACGGTCAATTGACTGTTCTCGGAAGGCTCGGTGCTGGTGCTTGTGCTGGCATGACGTCTACTCTGGTAACTAACGTTGTTTATACGCCTGAATGAGTTTGTCTAAACTTAAAATGCCTTAGAATCTAACTTCTTTATGCAGATTACATACCCTTTAGATGTGCTGAGATTGAGGTTAGCTGTTGAACCAGGTTATCGAACCATGTCCCAGGTATGATCATCGCATCATACACCAACTGTATGTTCCACAAATTCATCAAGATTAAAAGGGACATGTCATATCTACTATCTAGGTTGCCTTGAACATGCTGCGGGAGGAAGGACTTGCATCATTCTATAAAGGTCTCGGTCCTTCGCTTTTAAGTATAGCTCCTTACATTGCCATCAACTTCTGCGTCTTTGATCTGTAAGTCTGCTAACAGTTAAACACTACCCCTGGAGATTTACTAGATTGTTAACATGTTCGACATCTCCAGGGTAAAGAAATCTCTGCCAGAGAAGTATCAACAAAAGACGCAGTCATCTTTGTTAACAGCAGTAGTCGCTGCTGCTATTGCAACCGGTACTTGCTATCCATTAGATACCATTAGAAGACAGATGCAGTTGAAGGGTACTCCATATAAATCAGTATTAGACGCTTTCTCAGGTAGGAACAAAAATACCATATAGTagtatatttcatattttattcttCCCTTCCATAACGGTAGTTTCTGGTGACTTACCTTTTTAATCCTCATAACTGTTGTGCAGGTATCGTTGCGCGTGAAGGAGTTATTGGCTTGTACCGTGGCTTCGTTCCCAATGCACTCAAAAGCATGCCAAACAGCAGGTAgttattgttttgttataaaaacCAGCCTTTTGTTTTCTACTTGTTTCAGCACTAATAATTTTGGAATCCTCTTTCGTGTTGTTTCAGTATTAAGCTTACTACATTCGACATCGTGAAGAAACTCATTGCAGCGAGTGAGAAGGAGTTCCAAAGAATCGCGGATGACAACCGGAAGAAAGCAAGTCCTAACACAACAGATGAACAAACCTGAAACCGCGATTTTGGATTTCCAGAAGGTCATACAGTAATCTTATGACCTTTTTTagtgtgtgtttttgtatttttgaatgTAATAAGTTGTATTCCTCCTCCTAATTCAATATGTTCCTCAACTGTGAATCCTAGAGCTCAAAGAGTGTGTGTTACAGTTTCTGGTAAGGTAATATAATTTCTGTTTGTGTCCGGTTTTGATTAGCGTCCAACATATTTCAACCGGTTTTGATTAGCGTCCTACCAATTTCGACCGGTTTTGATTACCGTCTAACCAATTTCGACCGGTTTTGATATTACTCGTTACTCCTTCAAATTTAAAACGGCGCCGTTTGTCCGAATCGGGTCATCTATTTGGATTTGGCGGTGGTTGCAGACGAAAAAGACGAGGAGATTAGCGGTTCAGAGAGAAGCTGCCGACGACGTGTCTTTTGTATGCTCCTTCACTCCGGCGAAGTCCGAAAACTAAATTCCAACTCAGAAATATCGTTCTCGCAATGTACTGTACTTTGCGATATCCTCTGCCTCTTCAAATCCCACGGACTCGAACAATAGCGTCTTGTAAGCCGAAACGACGCCGTGTGGAGCACTTGCGGTGCTGTGTTCAGCGGCCTAGTCTTCGTGAAGATGAGGAAGGGGCCGATGATAGGAGGTGAATGAATCCTCTTTATTCAACTTCTTCCTGTTTTGATGGAATGGGATTTTGATTATTCTGCAAATGACGATTTGCTATTGTAATGTAATGATGATAACTTGGTTCTTAGTGTTGGAGTTGAAGGACGAGTTTCAATTGTGGTGGAGAGATACGGAAACGGCACCTCAAAAAGGTCAGCTTCAGGTTTTTGATCTTATCTTGTTGCCTGAGCGAGGATTCCTCTGCTACAAGTCTTTACCTGTTTGAACATACCACTTCTTCTTGTACTTCTGCAGATATTtgctagatgatgatgatgattcccCTTTACAAGGCTTTCCCGAGGAGCTTGAAACTAAGCCTGATAACATATCTCAGAGCTCAAATTCCTCAGAAACCAACACGCTTTGGCTTCCAGATGTTGTTAAGGATTTTGTTTTTCCCACAGGCTTTCCTGGTTGGTACTTTTTAGCTCTTCAAAGTCCAACGTATCTTTCTGTCATTTCCTTGTTTTGGATCTCAGAATGGCAAGCTTGTAGAGGTTTTGTAGGATACAATTTATGGGTCAGTGAGTTAATCTCGTAAATTACATTGTGCAGGGTCTGTTTCAGATGATTACTTGGACTACATGCTGTGGCAGTTTCCTACCAATGTTACCGGCTGGATGTGTAATGTATTAGTCACTTCAAGTCTTCTCAAGGCATGTCCAAGTATTTCTAGTTTATTGCGTTCTCTTATTCTTGCTACAAACTGCTCAAGGTCTTCTTATGCATGGAAATGTTCTAAACATGGATGTTAAAAAATGTTGCAATTCTTCAAATATTAATCATGTCATTATGCAGGCGGTTGGCGTTGGCTCTTTCTCAGGGACTTCTGCTGCCGctactgctgctgcttctgctgCAGCCATCAGGTTTACTTTGAATGCAAACTTAGTTTGTCTGCTGCTACAGAATTTTGTTTCTATAGTTTTTTCAAACCGATCTGTTGTCTCTTCAGATGGGTGTCCAAGGATGGAATTGGAGCTCTTGGTCGTCTTCTTATTGGTAGGGAAACCATGGGAAGATTAATAAATGTTCATGGAGTTATCTTAGAACCTCTACAGTAACAAGAGTATGTTTTCCAGGTGGACGTTTTGGTAGCCTTTTTGACGATGATCCCAAGCAATGGCGCATGTATGCAGATTTTATTGGCAGTACTGGAAGGTTTGTTGTAGATGACTAAAAGTCTTGGTGatcaatattttggtttaaactaCGTATAGCATcaaattggtttttgttttgttatgcaGTTTCTTTGATCTGGCTACACAACTATATCCAACCCAGTTCCTACTGCTGGCATCCACGGGAAATCTAGCCAAGGTATTCCTTATTGCAGTTTCCCTTTTCCTGCCAGATGCAAATCCTTGATTCATATAGATTATATTAAGGATTCGCGTCAGCTAAGCTTTAAATGACAGAGTGCACATACTTAGTTTTTAATTCGAAATAGGCTGTGGCTAGGGGATTGAGAGACCCTTCATTCAGGGTGATTCAGAATCACTTTGCCATCTCAGGGAATCTTGGAGAGGTAGCAGCCAAGGTATGCTTGTCATGTATGTGTAATCAAAACCGAAATAGGATAATTGAGTAGTTATGGGCCACTCTATTATCAGAGTCTCTAATTTGTGTACAACGTCTCAGGAAGAAGTGTGGGAAGTTGCTGCTCAGCTAATTGGTCTTGGTATCGGCATTTTGATCattgtatttttctattttattggTTCATTTCCTCAAAATCTAATCATTGGAGGTCCCACTGGATCATTTTCGTGGTTTCATGTTGTATACTTATAATTTTGATGCAGGACACGCCAGGCCTTGTAAAGTCATTTCCCTTTGTGTCACTTACATGGACGAGCATAAGACTTGTTCATCTCTGGCTACGCTACCAGTCACTTGCAGTCCTGCGATTTAACACAGTAAGagttttaaaatgtatttttttacaatccCAATTCCAACATGAGAATACTCAAGATAAGTGAAATTACTTTCAATTGGAATATTTCCAGGTAAATCTCAAGCGTGCTCGTATGCTAGTTGAGTCTCATGTTGTACATTCCATTGTACCAGGTAAGAATGTTTCTCCCTTTTTCCAGCATATATTCAACCTCCAAGTAAGACCCATCTTCTACTATTTACAGGATATGTTGACTGCAACAAGCGAGAAAACATTTTGCTGTGGCAGAGATTCATGAAACCTCGGATCATCTTTGGTGTATCTCTTGAGGAAGTATCTGGTCTGGAAAAGTCTGTTTCTAAGGTAATCATCTCCCTTCCTTTTAACTGTATCCATATGTAATTTTGAGAGAATAATCTTcagtttgtttatttatatatattttcggcTATAGTTCAATTTGTTAATCCAACTTCTCGGAAACCTTTATTTGTTCAGGTGAAAGCACTCCTTAAGATATACACAGAAGAGAAATATATTCTTACGTTGAATGGGTTGAACACGGATACCGAGTTTTATGTATCCTTTAAGGTATGTGTGTGGCCCTATAGAATGACTTATCAGCACTTCCATCTATCGACTCAATCATGCCCCCTCCTTGTTCTTGCATTGTGGAAAAAAATTATCAGATTGAATTATGATTTAGTTAGGGATTAGTTGATGAGAGTCTTAAGACTCATTCATCTTTTAACTAATTCAGCATACCAAGTGTGGATAATTGCATATTAGAAGAAATCATAGAGCTGATATACAGTCTAATCATTTGAATAAGCTACTTGAGAAAAGACAAATACGAGGTAGGGAGTTGGTTCTCAGAATTATCGGCTTAATCGAGAGGAAAATGGTTATTCACATTGTTGAAGAGTACTCTCGGTTGGTTATCTTTCGGGCTAGAGTCTATCTTGTAGTCTCTTATAATCTCTGGACCCATCCTTTACGTTTTTCATTTCTCGTTTTAAAACTATGTTACTTTACATAACTTCTTGGTTTCTTTCTCGTATTGCTTTGTCAAGTAAagcaaatcatatatatatcgtGAGTCTGAGGTCTAAACCATTTTACGCAATGTTtttgccttttagttcatggATGTGAAACTAATTAATGCAGGTGAATGCCACAAGCAGAGACGTATTGAGATGTCTTTGGCAAGCATATTGGTTAGAAGAGAACATGAAAGGAAGCTTAAAAGACAAGGATAGTGTGTTCCAGTGGCTGAAGCAAAGCTTGTCGGAGATGGACAACAAGTTTGATGATTTCTTGTTCAAGTTGGATACTGGTGGATGGAATCTACGTGAATCTAACTTGAAGATTCCAAACAAAGTCCTCATCGAGCACGAATCTATCCCTCTCTAACATTTGATTGTTCGATTCTTTCAGACTCATCACGGAATCTCTTGAACAACACTGAGGTAAATAATACCAAATCCTGTCAATTTGAAAATCTATTAATATATTAGGCGTCTATTGTAGGTAATTAGTAGAATATCATTTGTTTGGTGCAGCTAATATCTGTAGTTAGGATACATCAGGCTGTGTATGGCAACTTGTATTGTTATGACCTGATCCATATAAATTTAggagtaaaagaaaagaaagtataATAATATCTAATATAAGCTAGTGTGGATAATAAAAGACAAACGGTGAGGTTTATGATAGCGATTATTATTCCTCCTTTGTTTGTAAATGAGTCGTCACCATTATTGTGCTTGcgtttattttagaatttagagGTGGCCTTCcggaatttaaaaaaaaaaacaaaaagacaacaaGAACATTTTATAGAATTGATTTGCATATTTACAATAGAACCAAAAACATGCGTCTATCAGCTAATTATAATCTGGGGAATAGGGGATATggatataatatatttcaattGTAACCTAAATTATCGACGGATTCAATTTGTAGTCGCCTAGTCGAGTTATTTAACATAGTAAAGCAATCTAAAGGTAAATTTGCTATTTCGTGACAAGAGAAAAGTGAATTCGCTTTCGCTTTATTGTGTGTCTTCATTACCGTTGTTTGAATTAGGGGTGTTTTTGAGTCATGATCGCTATATTAAATTTGGTTTCCGTAATAAATGATATAAGCAATCAATCATGTCACGAACTTAAAAACTATTAttgtttgattcttttgtttgcCCCTCATCCATATTTTCATTGATTGTAAAAGCACAGGTAGGTCACACACGTATTCTAAAGAACCCAAATTAaatagaataagaaaaaaaaactacatatgGCCTTGGGAGATCCAAGCATGCAAAATAAGGAGTATTCCATATAAGTCATCGATTTCAGGATTAACTAGGGTCCACTTCCGTATGGAAATAGAGACACGTACCTCAAAGCTAGTGTTTGGACCTACGGACCGGTAATGTGTAGGCCACGTGTCGCCATTGCCAGCGGCAGCCAAAACACATGTCGGTCAGATACTTCTAGCACTCTCTCACCACGAACACGAATGAAGCTCACTTCCCACACTCACCGCCGCCTATAGCAGCGACACACGTCCTGTCACCGGCGTGTCACCCCGTTAGTTTtcgtatttttattttcaatttcaattaaaTAATGTTATCCTATAATTATTAGGTGGGATCCCAACGGGAGGGCTTTCTGGTAATTACGTTACTACTTTTCAGAAGCTTATGTTTTTTGTAGTAGGAGAAGTGTTGCCGTTCCTTCtcgaacaaaagaaaaacataaagagCTTTAGCCTTTAGACGCTCCTCCcccttttttgtatatttttgatattactTACGTGTGCTCTA is drawn from Camelina sativa cultivar DH55 chromosome 8, Cs, whole genome shotgun sequence and contains these coding sequences:
- the LOC104708999 gene encoding thylakoid ADP,ATP carrier protein, chloroplastic-like, which produces MGEEKSLLQFRSVPSLRTSDFALTEEPSWSLMENNVSSNRRTRNKRSGGGGFTNFTSLSVATRRDRKESQFNGGNGGAFASVSVVIRKEEDEFAPTSAQLLKNPIALLSFVPKDAALFFAGAFAGAAAKSVTAPLDRIKLLMQTHGVRAGQQSAKKAIGFIEAITLIGKEGLKGYWKGNLPQVIRIVPYSAVQLFAYETYKKLFKGKDGQLTVLGRLGAGACAGMTSTLITYPLDVLRLRLAVEPGYRTMSQVALNMLREEGLASFYKGLGPSLLSIAPYIAINFCVFDLVKKSLPEKYQQKTQSSLLTAVVAAAIATGTCYPLDTIRRQMQLKGTPYKSVLDAFSGIVAREGVIGLYRGFVPNALKSMPNSSIKLTTFDIVKKLIAASEKEFQRIADDNRKKASPNTTDEQT
- the LOC104709001 gene encoding protein root UVB sensitive 5-like; the encoded protein is MYCTLRYPLPLQIPRTRTIASCKPKRRRVEHLRCCVQRPSLREDEEGADDRSVGVEGRVSIVVERYGNGTSKRYLLDDDDDSPLQGFPEELETKPDNISQSSNSSETNTLWLPDVVKDFVFPTGFPGSVSDDYLDYMLWQFPTNVTGWMCNVLVTSSLLKAVGVGSFSGTSAAATAAASAAAIRWVSKDGIGALGRLLIGGRFGSLFDDDPKQWRMYADFIGSTGSFFDLATQLYPTQFLLLASTGNLAKAVARGLRDPSFRVIQNHFAISGNLGEVAAKEEVWEVAAQLIGLGIGILIIDTPGLVKSFPFVSLTWTSIRLVHLWLRYQSLAVLRFNTVNLKRARMLVESHVVHSIVPGYVDCNKRENILLWQRFMKPRIIFGVSLEEVSGLEKSVSKVKALLKIYTEEKYILTLNGLNTDTEFYVSFKVNATSRDVLRCLWQAYWLEENMKGSLKDKDSVFQWLKQSLSEMDNKFDDFLFKLDTGGWNLRESNLKIPNKVLIEHESIPL